One genomic window of Cannabis sativa cultivar Pink pepper isolate KNU-18-1 chromosome 2, ASM2916894v1, whole genome shotgun sequence includes the following:
- the LOC115719311 gene encoding bifunctional TH2 protein, mitochondrial isoform X2 → MRSFLSKNPIKSPATAVLTTLVSSSNSCLFQLQRPNWFRSLCNDSAGRSPPESMAIPPSKSAISAIDNEVGLARRFWIKFRRESVFAMYTPFAVALASGNLKIETFRHYVAQDSHFLKAFAHAYELAEECADDDDAKPVISKLRTDILDELKLHDSLVQEWSTDLAKVDVVNSATVKYTDFLLATASGKVEGVKAPGKLATPFERTKVAAYTLGAMTPCMRLYAFLGKEFQELQKDNEDSHPYQKWIDNYTSESFQASAVQTEELLDKLSVSLTGEELDIIEKLYHQAMKLEIEFFTSQPLFQPTVVPLMKEHNPEEDQFMIFSDFDLTCTVVDSSAILAEIAIVTAPKSDQNQLETQLARMSSADLRSTWGVLSRQFTEEYEQCIESILPIEKVDFNYKHLHNALEQLSDFEKKANNRVIESGVLKGINLEDIKKAGERLLLHEGCTAFFKNVVTKENLNANVHILSYCWCGDLIRSAFSARDLHQINVHANEFTFEGSISTGEIVKKLESPIDKVQAFNDIISNSNKDKKSLTVYIGDSVGDLLCLLEADIGIVVGSSSSLRRVGTQFGVSFIPLYPGLVKKQKENVEGGSSCWKGSNGILYTVSSWAEIHAFILGW, encoded by the exons ATGCGTTCCTTCTTAAGCAAAAACCCAATCAAGAGCCCTGCTACAGCTGTTCTTACCACCCTCGTCTCCTCCTCTAACTCCTGCCTTTTTCAACTTCAACGCCCCAACTGGTTCCGATCTCTTTGCAACGACTCCGCTGGGAGATCGCCGCCGGAATCAATGGCAATACCTCCTTCGAAGTCGGCCATCTCCGCCATAGATAACGAGGTCGGCTTAGCTCGCCGGTTTTGGATCAAGTTCCGTAGAGAGTCGGTTTTCGCTATGTACACTCCCTTTGCCGTCGCTTTGGCCTCTGGAAACCTTAAGATTGAAACCTTCCGGCATTATGTTGCCCAAGATTCTCATTTTCTTAAGGCTTTTGCTCATGC ttATGAATTGGCAGAAGAGTGTgcagatgatgatgatgcaaaGCCTGTAATTTCAAAACTAAGGACTGATATTTTGGATGAGTTGAAATTGCATGATTCTCTTGTACAG GAGTGGAGTACAGACCTTGCTAAAGTGGATGTTGTCAACTCTGCAACAGTAAAGTATACAGATTTCTTATTGGCAACAGCTTCTGGGAAGGTTGAAGGAGTAAAGGCACCTGGTAAACTTGCTACCCCTTTTGAGAGAACCAAAGTTGCTGCTTACACTCTTGGTGCCATGACTCCTTGCATGAGGCTGTATGCTTTTCTGGGAAAGGAGTTCCAGGAACTTCAAAAGGACAACGAAGATAGTCATCCATATCAGAAGTGGATAGACAATTATACCTCTGAAAGCTTTCAG GCATCTGCTGTGCAAACTGAAGAGTTGCTCGATAAACTGAGTGTCTCGTTGACAGGCGAGGAGCTTGACATCATTGAAAAGCTTTATCACCAAGCCATGAAACTGGAGATTGAATTCTTTACATCTCAACCACTCTTTCAGCCAACTGTAGTTCCTTTGATGAAAGAGCATAATCCTGAAGAAGATCAGTTTATGATTTTCTCGGATTTTGATTTGACTTGCACCGTTGTTGACTCATCTGCCATTTTAGCTGAAATTGCTATAGTAACAGCACCAAAGTCTGATCAGAATCAACTTGAAACTCAACTTGCGCGGATGTCTTCAGCTGATTTGAGGAGTACCTGGGGTGTTCTTTCCAGACAGTTCACAGAAGAGTATGAACAATGCATTGAAAGCATTTTACCAATTGAAAAAG TGGATTTTAACTATAAACACTTGCATAATGCTTTGGAGCAACTTTCTGACTTTGAGAAAAAGGCCAATAATAGAGTAATAGAATCGGGGGTACTTAAAGGTATAAATCTTGAAGACATAAAAAAAGCTGGTGAACGTCTCCTTCTTCATGAAGGTTGCACTGCCTTCTTTAAGAATGTCGTTACAAAGGAAAATTTGAACGCAAATGTTCATATCCTTTCCTACTGTTGGTGTGGCGATCTCATCAGATCGGCATTTTCGGCAA GAGATCTACATCAGATAAATGTACATGCAAATGAGTTCACTTTTGAAGGATCCATTTCCACTGGTGAAATTGTTAAGAAACTTGAGTCTCCCATTGATAAGGTTCAAGCTTTCAATGATATTATATCTAATTCGAACAAAGACAAAAAGAGTTTGACTGTATACATTGGAGACTCTGTGGGTGACCTGCTCTGCCTGCTTGAGGCGGATATTGGAATCGTGGTTGGGTCCAGTTCAAGCCTTAGGAGAGTGGGAACACAATTTGGTGTTTCTTTTATTCCATTGTACCCTGGCTTGGTTaagaaacaaaaagaaaatgttGAAGGGGGCTCTTCTTGTTGGAAAGGATCAAATGGTATACTTTACACAGTTTCAAGTTGGGCTGAAATACACGCCTTCATATTGGGGTGGTag
- the LOC115719311 gene encoding bifunctional TH2 protein, mitochondrial isoform X1 yields the protein MRSFLSKNPIKSPATAVLTTLVSSSNSCLFQLQRPNWFRSLCNDSAGRSPPESMAIPPSKSAISAIDNEVGLARRFWIKFRRESVFAMYTPFAVALASGNLKIETFRHYVAQDSHFLKAFAHAYELAEECADDDDAKPVISKLRTDILDELKLHDSLVQEWSTDLAKVDVVNSATVKYTDFLLATASGKVEGVKAPGKLATPFERTKVAAYTLGAMTPCMRLYAFLGKEFQELQKDNEDSHPYQKWIDNYTSESFQASAVQTEELLDKLSVSLTGEELDIIEKLYHQAMKLEIEFFTSQPLFQPTVVPLMKEHNPEEDQFMIFSDFDLTCTVVDSSAILAEIAIVTAPKSDQNQLETQLARMSSADLRSTWGVLSRQFTEEYEQCIESILPIEKVDFNYKHLHNALEQLSDFEKKANNRVIESGVLKGINLEDIKKAGERLLLHEGCTAFFKNVVTKENLNANVHILSYCWCGDLIRSAFSATGDLHQINVHANEFTFEGSISTGEIVKKLESPIDKVQAFNDIISNSNKDKKSLTVYIGDSVGDLLCLLEADIGIVVGSSSSLRRVGTQFGVSFIPLYPGLVKKQKENVEGGSSCWKGSNGILYTVSSWAEIHAFILGW from the exons ATGCGTTCCTTCTTAAGCAAAAACCCAATCAAGAGCCCTGCTACAGCTGTTCTTACCACCCTCGTCTCCTCCTCTAACTCCTGCCTTTTTCAACTTCAACGCCCCAACTGGTTCCGATCTCTTTGCAACGACTCCGCTGGGAGATCGCCGCCGGAATCAATGGCAATACCTCCTTCGAAGTCGGCCATCTCCGCCATAGATAACGAGGTCGGCTTAGCTCGCCGGTTTTGGATCAAGTTCCGTAGAGAGTCGGTTTTCGCTATGTACACTCCCTTTGCCGTCGCTTTGGCCTCTGGAAACCTTAAGATTGAAACCTTCCGGCATTATGTTGCCCAAGATTCTCATTTTCTTAAGGCTTTTGCTCATGC ttATGAATTGGCAGAAGAGTGTgcagatgatgatgatgcaaaGCCTGTAATTTCAAAACTAAGGACTGATATTTTGGATGAGTTGAAATTGCATGATTCTCTTGTACAG GAGTGGAGTACAGACCTTGCTAAAGTGGATGTTGTCAACTCTGCAACAGTAAAGTATACAGATTTCTTATTGGCAACAGCTTCTGGGAAGGTTGAAGGAGTAAAGGCACCTGGTAAACTTGCTACCCCTTTTGAGAGAACCAAAGTTGCTGCTTACACTCTTGGTGCCATGACTCCTTGCATGAGGCTGTATGCTTTTCTGGGAAAGGAGTTCCAGGAACTTCAAAAGGACAACGAAGATAGTCATCCATATCAGAAGTGGATAGACAATTATACCTCTGAAAGCTTTCAG GCATCTGCTGTGCAAACTGAAGAGTTGCTCGATAAACTGAGTGTCTCGTTGACAGGCGAGGAGCTTGACATCATTGAAAAGCTTTATCACCAAGCCATGAAACTGGAGATTGAATTCTTTACATCTCAACCACTCTTTCAGCCAACTGTAGTTCCTTTGATGAAAGAGCATAATCCTGAAGAAGATCAGTTTATGATTTTCTCGGATTTTGATTTGACTTGCACCGTTGTTGACTCATCTGCCATTTTAGCTGAAATTGCTATAGTAACAGCACCAAAGTCTGATCAGAATCAACTTGAAACTCAACTTGCGCGGATGTCTTCAGCTGATTTGAGGAGTACCTGGGGTGTTCTTTCCAGACAGTTCACAGAAGAGTATGAACAATGCATTGAAAGCATTTTACCAATTGAAAAAG TGGATTTTAACTATAAACACTTGCATAATGCTTTGGAGCAACTTTCTGACTTTGAGAAAAAGGCCAATAATAGAGTAATAGAATCGGGGGTACTTAAAGGTATAAATCTTGAAGACATAAAAAAAGCTGGTGAACGTCTCCTTCTTCATGAAGGTTGCACTGCCTTCTTTAAGAATGTCGTTACAAAGGAAAATTTGAACGCAAATGTTCATATCCTTTCCTACTGTTGGTGTGGCGATCTCATCAGATCGGCATTTTCGGCAA CAGGAGATCTACATCAGATAAATGTACATGCAAATGAGTTCACTTTTGAAGGATCCATTTCCACTGGTGAAATTGTTAAGAAACTTGAGTCTCCCATTGATAAGGTTCAAGCTTTCAATGATATTATATCTAATTCGAACAAAGACAAAAAGAGTTTGACTGTATACATTGGAGACTCTGTGGGTGACCTGCTCTGCCTGCTTGAGGCGGATATTGGAATCGTGGTTGGGTCCAGTTCAAGCCTTAGGAGAGTGGGAACACAATTTGGTGTTTCTTTTATTCCATTGTACCCTGGCTTGGTTaagaaacaaaaagaaaatgttGAAGGGGGCTCTTCTTGTTGGAAAGGATCAAATGGTATACTTTACACAGTTTCAAGTTGGGCTGAAATACACGCCTTCATATTGGGGTGGTag